From the genome of Phlebotomus papatasi isolate M1 chromosome 2, Ppap_2.1, whole genome shotgun sequence:
TAATTTCGACCACTTATTTTATACctcaaatttcaataaaatttaatagtatTCTCACACTCTAGTAGAGATTacgcaatttaaaaaaaacctaacctgatgagattatgcacatacaattatgcaaatttgcctacttttgggagtcaatttatgacataatttttgaaataatcctGAATGTATACTGTTTTGTGACACACGGAATTTGAAGacactatgcttatttttcaaaatgaaacttttatttcttttattaaggtaaaaattttatatattctaacaatttatagAAGAACTCtgaccaaaaagtactgtttgttgatgaatttcttcaAAACCGTTGAATGTCAGTaacgaaaaattgaatttgtattaaaaatattacatttcaaacttaagattttGGCGCTTGTATGCAACATGCAACTACGCCGCAATTTGGTAGTTATCGTATCTGACAAAATTTACCCCAGGAAGCAGTTCTAAGATCCtttgtaaaatcaatttttaaaaagtggCCCTAAAAGCACATTTTCTTTCGAAATACAGGAAAGTGAAATTTTACGGGTTTTTAAGGTGTGTCGGGTGTGTcaaagtcattatagaaatatttttcggtATTGTACATCTGTACTTCAgtattttttattgagaaattaataatGTGAAATAAAAAGCTTTGTCATTCACATTTTAGAAAGATGTGCCCATAgcacatattttaaaattgattttaaatactTGATTTTATTAGATAAATAGTTGTCCGTTTTTTTTTGCGGAAATAACACTGTTTAACAAATTGCAAGTCTTAAACCATCTCAGTGAATCTAGAGGATACCAAAGATACTAGCCCATGTTTAGttttcatacaaatttattcacacatttttttttattataacaaTTCAAGACTTATTTTGTTTTCctattattattagtttttttgaCTCGGGTGATTGATTGACTTTAGATGAGAAGGGTTTTGGTAAATCTTCACATAGAGTAGTAGCAGCACTCAGTATACTCTTAGGAACTTGAGACTTGGGAATAGGCGTTAGTTCCTTCAAATCAATAACCTTCTTATCCTTGTCCATTTCAGGTTTTTTGGCGGAGGATTTCTTTATCATTCTATACTCTCGAGTACGATATACTGCTTGCCATCTTTCCAAGTGATTTCGAAGATCACTTCGTGTCATCTCCATTATCTCTGTTGGAATTTATTAGTGACAATGATAATGAATTAttgaattcgttttttttttcttacgttTCAATCTACTTCTTACCTAAACAATATTGGAACACATAATAGTCCAAGATACTCTTCCTTTTCCCCCTTCCAGTAACattaaaactttttaatgtATCCAGTGTAGCaatttttgtgaggaaattcTTATCGTCTTTCCTTAATATGTTTCGGAGTTCTGTTtcctaatattaaaaaaatcatattgatAGCTTAATATGAATTTGagtttcaaaatattaatttaaaaacttacaATTGCAGCTTTGAATCCGGGATTTGACATATTTTCTTCTAGTTCCATCAACTTTACGATATTTTGGATTGGAAATGTTTTTTGAGCACCCTGgaaattcttattaatttttttgagcTGGAGATTGACTTTTTCTTGATTACTGTTAATTTCTGAAATAATTGAATTAGCCATCATTTCTGGTAATAACATTAGTATGTATTTAATTCCTTAAAAACaagtaaattttcttatatttaccGTCTAACGTGTCTTTCATGGCAGCACATTGTGTTTTGAGATCTGAAATAAGTGCAttagttagtttttttttaataataaatatgaaaaacacaatgattTTACCTTTATTCTCCCTTGTTAATTCATCAACTTTGTTTTCTAGTCTTCTAAGAATATctgtgaaatatattttatttaaatttatgtgatttttaaaattaatcagtTTCTTGGATACAAAAACTTATAACAACCTACCATATATTGATTCCTCTTCTACGATCTCTTCCATTTTACATTGTAATACCTTTTGCTCGTTACAGAACATTGTGTGCTTTTGTTGTAATGTTAATCTACGACTGGTTAAGGCTAAAAGATTTGTCAAAGATTTGGTGAATATTATTAGAAGTAAATACATAAGCGATTTATTAggtaattataaaattaattgaataaaatgaattttgaacaGTAGAGGGAAGGTTTTTAGGCTTTGAAATATAGGAATTATGCACAGGTATCCTTTCTGTTCTGCAGAGAACAGAATGATAAATTAGGACGTTAAAGACCATTTCCGAACGgaaaatcgaaatttttaggCAATTGCAAACAAGATTTAGACATTACTTTTACAAGTTTTTGCAAGAATTCATACGGCGACAGGGCTAGCCaaaacaatttattatttttctatgtGAAGCAACAAGATTTTACAAATGTTCACAGGGGTTTCTTTTTCGGAGAACGAATTTATAACATTTCTTATTTAATTCGAATTTATTTTACTGAATATGATAGTTGTGAAAAGAGCAGTTTTTTTGCCGGGATAGCGGAAAATTCTTTACCAAGTTTATAGACACCCCTGCTTTAAACTTGAATCTTTAGGCCGACTACACTAtatcgaaaatttaattattatttaacgtgaaaaagaaaattatttctatttcaaaattataattagagctcataattttggacagtttctaaattgggacactttgagggtaaaattggacactaaaaataaattgattaaaattatggatttttattccatttgatgaataataaatcctatctaaatatttgttcattttgtaagattttaacactaaattccttaaattttgaatatgacttgaattaaaattgagacgcccagagcagaagtggactgttttaatagaaatgcatatAAAAGAAGACCATTTCATCTCTGAGCGTCACAATTGCTTAGTTGAAACTTCAGTATGAGCAATTGCTTagaagaaatatgacagaatttcgtgtttacttcagtcttatttggcTGTGGTGAagtaagggaaagcgcgctaccttcggacgctttaagcttcgcacaattcactTTTGtcaatgtttttaataaatttcacccattataatattatattttaatagctagtccaacgTCTTAAATTTCCAGAACAGAGACATTGGTCAAAACCAAtaagaacataggaaaaaatcaaaagtgagatttgccttgtgaattacgtttttcgtgtgaaaaatgggcaattttctcaGACATTCagcagtgaggtgatacttttaattttggacatgtgttttttttttcttgaaatttcggtttatcgataaatttgggtgtcaaagcctttgtaaattccacaaaaagcgctcaattataaagaatcacgataaaataggaagaactacagcgaatttgagcgaattagcttcataattaaacgtgaaaattgtcaacgaaatttgtcgcccgattgaaaaagagcgattgagcgagagtctactgtagaaaaTTTCCGTGctttttgtgacattctacggttccatTACAAAaataggaagaggacttggtaagattggttcttgaaatgaagaacaatggacatGCGGTTGAGGTGGATTGGCTGTCCTTAATTACGAAcatagtacagtagagtctcgctatagtccatatttggtttcaaatttgacacttgggtcgcactatagtccatataattttttaaaattatcaacgatttttagtattgaaaattgctcgacggcttccactttctttgcgattgtggtacttgtccttgctctcttcattgtggatcacaattatcacaactacttaataaagtttgccaaaaatattaaaataattatgcatgtcgcatactaaaaaacataacctaacttaaaatcagtgttttgaaatcaacggtcgataaattgtggactctatagagcgatggcctatagcgagactctactgtatccaaactttgagtcaaattcattttatcaattcatttttaaacgtgttaagactaattttagaaaaaaaaatagagacgataaacagcttgctaagtttctaaacaacccttataaaaagagagtaacaaaaatatcaatttgtattaaaaatttcgCACTTTGaacttagaacattgatgcttataagcaccctgtccgaAGTTATAACACTTCCcctattcttaaaaaaaactgtttcaaCTATTTTTAAGAAACACGTATTATACAGCTTAATTGTTACAACTAAATCGGTGTTTCTGGACAATCCCTTTGGATTGACTAatcttttcactgaaagtctACTCGTCTCAATTAATTTAGATtagaaataagaaaatttttattctgtGTAGGGTAGGGTAGGAGACTAAAAGGCCAAAGACGCTTTAGAAACAGTGTCTAATTTCCATAACAAGAAGTGTTAATTTAAGGTGAAAATGTTATCTTTTAAGCTTATTGTATATATCTGTTTGGATTACCTTTAAATCCTTATTAAACTTCCTCAATAAACCTTAAGAAAATCTTCCCGAAACTTTAGAAAATCCCACTAAAAACACGCCGCAACGCAACAACAAACTTGACAGAATGAAGGTAAAACAACCCAGCAGACCAGCGAAAAGATACTTGCAGCGCTATTCGTGGTCATTTTGTTGAACTACTTCGCAGAAGGATGTTCAGTCGGGAATCTGGGAAACCATGCAACAGTCGAAAAAGTTAACAAGATTTTTATATCCATCCCCTCTGGAACATTCTCGATTATTCGCCAGTTCAAGATAGTTTTCTCACGATTTGTGTGCAGTTTTCGcgtttattatttcaaaaagaaCTTCTTGAGTGAAATAACTACTAGAAATACATAAAAGTTCTTTCAAGAAACTCGATTAAGTCGGTCTATTGCTAGGAGTTTTCAGATTTGTGCTATTTTTCCTTGATAAAAAACGTGAATACCTTGAGAATATAACCTAGATTAGAGACAATGGCCAAATGGGGAGAAGGTGATCCCCGGTGGATAGTAGAGGAGCGCCCCGATGCTACGAATGTGAACAATTGGCATTGGACGGAGAAAAATGCCACTCCATGGTCCAAGGAGAAACTCCGGGCACTTCTGCAGGATTTTGTGGTGGATGAGGGAAGTGCTAAGG
Proteins encoded in this window:
- the LOC129803376 gene encoding uncharacterized protein LOC129803376 isoform X2, which codes for MFCNEQKVLQCKMEEIVEEESIYDILRRLENKVDELTRENKDLKTQCAAMKDTLDEINSNQEKVNLQLKKINKNFQGAQKTFPIQNIVKLMELEENMSNPGFKAAIETELRNILRKDDKNFLTKIATLDTLKSFNVTGRGKRKSILDYYVFQYCLEIMEMTRSDLRNHLERWQAVYRTREYRMIKKSSAKKPEMDKDKKVIDLKELTPIPKSQVPKSILSAATTLCEDLPKPFSSKVNQSPESKKLIIIGKQNKS
- the LOC129803376 gene encoding uncharacterized protein LOC129803376 isoform X1; translated protein: MFCNEQKVLQCKMEEIVEEESIYDILRRLENKVDELTRENKDLKTQCAAMKDTLDEMMANSIISEINSNQEKVNLQLKKINKNFQGAQKTFPIQNIVKLMELEENMSNPGFKAAIETELRNILRKDDKNFLTKIATLDTLKSFNVTGRGKRKSILDYYVFQYCLEIMEMTRSDLRNHLERWQAVYRTREYRMIKKSSAKKPEMDKDKKVIDLKELTPIPKSQVPKSILSAATTLCEDLPKPFSSKVNQSPESKKLIIIGKQNKS